In Eupeodes corollae chromosome 3, idEupCoro1.1, whole genome shotgun sequence, a single genomic region encodes these proteins:
- the LOC129951435 gene encoding protein croquemort, which translates to MCCQCCSVTQRKIWVFGVGTLLLLLGVLIALVWPDMSTNLIQSSLVLKEGTDNFNNWVETPIPIYTKFTLFNWTNPEEIRNPNVKPNFVEMGPYVFLEKDLKMDLDFHDNNTVSYYNRKTWYFIPEMSNGTLDDMVTVAHVITASVADMMRNRNKYVKKIMNYVLNHEGGELFVTRKAGEWIFDGFQDDLIDFLKLFNTSSINIPYTKFGFLVDRNNSKEYDGRYMIGTGGDDIHNVGQLTHWNGKPMNGFYPGECGRVNGSTGDLLPPDLDINQDLTIYAVDTCRFLNLAPSGKVNVYGLDGYEWIGTADTLDSGENDPAQKCFCNPKEEVCPKTGVVDCRKCRNNAPIYASFPHFYLGDQSYVDAVTGLNPIKEKHQFRFAIEPVMGVPLEIHARIQINLQIQPDDEFDIYRGVPKVLMPMFYFEQIAELTESLADRTKLGINLKSYGLYFGFFLIAVGAIMNIIGIVLTLTKRWTSSVDDDEELLTN; encoded by the exons atgtgTTGCCAATGTTGTAGCGTGACCCAGAGAAAAATATGGGTCTTTGGGGTTGGAACTCTGTTGCTTCTGCTGGGAGTTCTTATAGCCCTTGTTTGGCCCGATATGTCCACAAATTTGATACAATCG agtTTAGTGCTTAAAGAAGGAACAGATAATTTCAACAATTGGGTAGAAACTCCAATTCCAATCTACACCAAATTCACTCTCTTCAATTGGACAAATCCCGAGGAAATCAGAAATCCAAATGTCAAACCGAACTTTGTGGAAATGGGGCCATATGTGTTTTTGGAGAAAGATCTAAAAATGGACTTGGATTTCCATGATAACAATACTGTTTCGTACTATAATCGAAAAACTTGGTATTTTATCCCAGAAATGTCCAACGGAACTCTGGACGATATGGTGACTGTAGCTCATGTGATAACAGCT AGTGTAGCTGATATGATGCGTAATCGTAATAAATATGtaaagaaaattatgaattaCGTTCTAAACCACGAAGGAGGGGAATTGTTTGTTACCCGAAAAGCAGGCGAATGGATTTTCGATGGTTTCCAAGATGATCTAATTGACTTCCTTAAACTCTTCAATACATCATCGATAAATATTCCTTACACCAAATTTGGTTTTCTTGTGGATCGTAATAATTCCAAGGAATACGATGGTCGTTATATGATTGGAACAGGAGGCGATGATATTCATAATGTTGGCCAATTGACTCACTGGAATGGAAAACCAATGAACGGTTTTTATCCTGGCGAATGTGGTCGAGTGAATGGCAGCACAGGCGATCTGCTTCCTCCAGACTTAGATATCAACCAAGATTTGACCATATACGCGGTTGATACGTgtagatttttgaatttagcTCCCAGTGGGAAAGTCAATGTTTATGGTCTGGATGGTTACGAATGGATTGGTACAGCTGATACTCTGGACAGTGGTGAGAATGATCCTGCTCAGAAGTGTTTCTGTAATCCCAAAGAAGAAGTGTGTCCAAAGACTGGAGTTGTCGATTGTCGGAAGTGTCGTAACAATGCACCAATCTATGCATCCTTCCCGCATTTCTATTTGGGTGATCAGAGTTATGTGGATGCTGTGACTGGACTTAATCCCATCAAGGAAAAACATCAATTTAGATTTGCAATTGAGCCAGTGATGGGAGTTCCTCTGGAGATCCATGCTCGTATTCagataaatttacaaattcaaccAGATGATGAATTTGA TATTTATAGAGGAGTGCCGAAAGTACTTATGCCAATGTTCTACTTTGAACAAATTGCTGAACTAACAGAATCTTTAGCTGATCGGACGAAG